A genomic window from Phoenix dactylifera cultivar Barhee BC4 chromosome 7, palm_55x_up_171113_PBpolish2nd_filt_p, whole genome shotgun sequence includes:
- the LOC103710617 gene encoding protein TIC 22-like, chloroplastic has product MSFPWLKPHPKTPIEPKSHPTNPFLPFQTHLSAVLASLSNSNPLKTHLDSAFESLGNALQSGLFRLAALSDPIRSPAWARVTLPPPLAGGGPARRFDLAMSTETIEERLAGVPVYALSNSAEEFVLVAGVGSGKSLGLFCFKKEDAEALLDQMRSMNRDMRQGSKVVALALNKVFQLKVDGVAFRFIPDSHQVANAVKVKEKAGGSVDGFPGVPVFQSKSLVLRSGNKRYRPFFFRKEDLEESLFRASRQQNKLNPALRMGDIQVCVLEEIINTMKGSSASKWDDVVFIPPGFDISIGVRETALG; this is encoded by the exons ATGTCCTTCCCCTGGCTTAAACCCCATCCCAAAACCCCAATCGAACCAAAATCCCACCCCACAAACCCCTTCCTCCCCTTCCAAACTCACCTCTCGGCCGTCCTCGCTTCCCTCTCCAACTCCAATCCCCTCAAAACCCACCTCGATTCCGCCTTCGAATCCCTCGGCAACGCCCTACAATCTGGCCTCTTCCGCCTCGCCGCCCTCTCGGATCCCATCCGGAGCCCCGCGTGGGCCCGGGTGACGCTGCCGCCGCCCCTCGCCGGAGGTGGCCCGGCCCGCCGGTTCGACCTTGCCATGTCGACGGAGACCATCGAGGAGCGCCTCGCCGGAGTGCCCGTCTACGCCCTCAGCAACTCGGCGGAGGAGTTCGTTTTGGTGGCTGGCGTCGGTAGCGGGAAGTCTCTGGGTTTGTTCTGCTTCAAGAAGGAGGACGCCGAGGCTCTCTTGGACCAGATGAGGTCGATGAACCGGGACATGCGGCAGGGTTCCAAGGTTGTCGCTCTTGCTCTCAATAAG GTTTTCCAGCTTAAGGTTGATGGAGTTGCCTTCCGGTTCATTCCAGATTCACATCAGGTGGCAAATGCTGTTAAG GTGAAGGAAAAGGCAGGGGGTTCTGTAGATGGTTTCCCTGGAGTTCCAGTTTTTCAG TCAAAGAGTCTGGTCTTAAGGAGTGGGAACAAGAGATACCGCCCATTTTTCTTCAGAAAG GAGGACCTAGAAGAGTCACTGTTTAGAGCTTCACGCCAACAGAATAAGTTAAATCCTGCCTTAAGGATGGGCGACATTCAG gtTTGTGTCCTGGAGGAAATTATCAACACTATGAAG GGAAGCTCTGCGTCAAAGTGGGATGATGTTGTGTTTATCCCACCAGGTTTCGATATCTCAATTGGTGTTCGGGAAACAGCTCTTGGATAG